Proteins found in one Alicyclobacillus cycloheptanicus genomic segment:
- the cas2 gene encoding CRISPR-associated endonuclease Cas2 has translation MLNLLVAYDISTETKAGEKRLRRVARLCVAHGHRVQDSVFECRLDEVTFVEFVRQLSEVIHPIEDNLRIYRVSDFGPGKVVNLGKQVGVDYDAPMIL, from the coding sequence GTGTTGAACTTGTTAGTCGCGTACGACATCAGCACAGAGACGAAGGCAGGGGAAAAGCGGCTGCGGCGCGTGGCACGGTTATGCGTCGCGCACGGACATCGGGTGCAGGACTCTGTATTTGAATGCCGCCTCGACGAGGTGACGTTCGTCGAGTTCGTGCGGCAGTTGAGTGAGGTTATTCATCCAATAGAAGACAATCTCCGCATCTACCGGGTGAGCGACTTTGGCCCTGGCAAGGTCGTCAACCTAGGCAAGCAAGTTGGCGTGGACTACGACGCGCCGATGATTCTCTGA
- a CDS encoding site-specific DNA-methyltransferase — MTERYELTWPGKREAVRVAQCPGNGTLIPVPEASVNFEEADHLVIEGDNLDVLRVLRRTYAGKVKMIYIDPPYNTGNAFIYSDNFRQKTRSYLRASNQVAATGDGVHQAVETSGRLHAQWLNMMYPRLVLARDLLRDDGVIFVSIDDHELKNLRFLMDEIFGEENFFACFVWQSRQSVQNDTDVSVSHEYIVGYAKQRRHEHRRLKPSNQAFWRDIPAFAARPQPLDRAKFSNPDRDPRGPWKADPFDAPHVRPNLTYAIVNPNTGEAHWPPPGRHWRTDEASYQKLLADGRIVFGATGTSRPQLKVFYREKKAFGSVATTWLSGDKVGTATHGTKELQALFDGKSPFDTVKPVRLIQFLCQIATHGDDIVLDFFAGSGTTGHAVLEQNVADDGARRFILVQLPEATGDAQYPRISDITAERLRRVIDKLAAQRPGLGFRYYRFAEAGEHGETGLSSLPLDAAGESGLRIDRGEAL; from the coding sequence ATGACCGAACGGTACGAGTTGACGTGGCCGGGGAAGCGCGAGGCTGTCCGCGTGGCGCAGTGTCCGGGCAATGGGACGTTGATCCCGGTGCCTGAGGCATCCGTCAACTTCGAGGAAGCAGACCACCTTGTGATTGAAGGGGACAACCTCGACGTGCTCCGGGTGCTTCGGCGCACGTATGCGGGTAAGGTCAAGATGATTTATATCGATCCGCCTTACAACACGGGGAATGCCTTCATCTACTCCGACAATTTTCGGCAGAAGACCAGGTCGTACCTGCGCGCGTCCAACCAGGTCGCCGCGACGGGAGACGGCGTGCACCAAGCGGTGGAAACCAGCGGGCGTCTGCATGCACAGTGGCTGAATATGATGTACCCGCGGCTGGTGCTGGCGCGGGACCTGCTGCGCGACGACGGCGTGATCTTTGTGTCCATTGACGATCACGAACTCAAAAACCTCCGTTTCCTGATGGACGAGATTTTTGGCGAGGAGAACTTTTTTGCGTGCTTTGTCTGGCAGTCCCGTCAGTCGGTGCAGAACGATACCGATGTCAGTGTGAGTCACGAGTATATTGTCGGTTATGCGAAGCAGCGCCGGCATGAGCACCGGCGGCTCAAACCCAGCAACCAGGCGTTCTGGCGGGACATTCCGGCGTTTGCGGCACGCCCGCAGCCGCTCGATCGGGCGAAGTTTTCCAATCCCGACCGTGATCCGAGAGGGCCGTGGAAGGCCGACCCGTTTGATGCGCCCCACGTGCGCCCCAACTTGACGTACGCCATCGTCAACCCGAACACGGGCGAGGCGCACTGGCCGCCGCCGGGGCGGCATTGGCGCACGGACGAGGCGTCGTATCAAAAACTGCTGGCGGACGGCCGGATTGTTTTTGGTGCGACCGGCACCTCGCGGCCGCAGCTCAAGGTCTTCTACCGGGAAAAGAAGGCGTTTGGCAGTGTCGCGACGACGTGGCTGAGCGGCGACAAGGTCGGGACGGCGACGCACGGGACGAAGGAGCTTCAGGCCTTGTTTGACGGGAAATCGCCGTTCGACACGGTCAAGCCGGTGCGGCTCATCCAATTTCTCTGCCAGATCGCGACGCACGGCGACGACATTGTGCTGGATTTTTTCGCGGGCTCTGGGACGACGGGGCATGCGGTGCTGGAGCAGAATGTCGCAGATGACGGCGCGCGCAGGTTCATTCTGGTGCAGCTGCCGGAGGCCACTGGCGACGCGCAGTACCCCCGGATTTCAGACATTACGGCGGAGCGGTTACGGCGCGTGATTGACAAGCTTGCGGCACAGCGGCCTGGCCTGGGGTTCCGCTATTATCGGTTTGCCGAGGCAGGTGAGCACGGTGAAACCGGTCTTTCGAGCCTGCCGTTGGACGCTGCGGGGGAAAGCGGTCTGCGGATTGACAGGGGCGAGGCATTGTAA
- the trxA gene encoding thioredoxin, giving the protein MTQQVTDATFAEFIQSDKPVLVDFWATWCGPCKMMAPVLEEVAEEYKEKLVVGKLDVDANPETTAKFGIMSIPTLVLFQNGQPVKQIIGYKPKAELVSQLAEVVG; this is encoded by the coding sequence ATGACACAACAAGTCACGGATGCGACATTCGCTGAATTCATTCAATCAGACAAGCCGGTGCTGGTCGATTTTTGGGCGACTTGGTGCGGTCCCTGCAAGATGATGGCGCCTGTGTTGGAAGAAGTTGCTGAAGAGTACAAGGAAAAGCTCGTCGTGGGCAAACTGGACGTGGATGCGAATCCAGAGACGACGGCCAAGTTTGGCATTATGAGCATTCCGACGCTCGTGCTGTTCCAGAACGGCCAGCCGGTGAAGCAAATCATTGGATATAAACCAAAGGCTGAACTCGTCTCCCAGCTCGCAGAGGTCGTAGGCTGA
- a CDS encoding NADH:flavin oxidoreductase/NADH oxidase: MAQLFTPYRLKGLELKNRIVMAPMCQYSVTAKDGKPNDWHYVHLTSRAIGGTGLILVEMTDVEPDGRITDYDLGLWSDDHIPAFARIIEACHGYGAKVGIQIAHAGRKAEDAPEPVAPSAIRFDAPGYKMPRELTTDEVRQMVDKFGQAARRAVAAGVDTIELHGAHGYLIHQFQSPVTNHRTDEYGKDLSRFGVEVIRAVKRQMPDDMPLIIRVSAVEYVEGGYGLDHIIEICRKYKEAGVDMIHVSSGGEGRPAPNHRPGNYPGYQVPFARAIKQALDIPVIAVGVLEDFHLAESVVANQDADLVAIARGMLRDPYWALHAAQALGVKPDVPKQYERAF; encoded by the coding sequence ATGGCACAATTGTTTACACCCTATCGGCTCAAAGGGCTGGAGTTGAAAAATCGCATCGTCATGGCACCCATGTGTCAATACAGTGTGACGGCGAAGGACGGGAAGCCGAATGACTGGCACTACGTCCACTTGACCAGCCGTGCGATTGGCGGCACGGGACTCATTCTCGTCGAAATGACGGACGTGGAGCCGGACGGACGCATTACGGACTACGACTTGGGCTTGTGGTCGGACGACCACATTCCGGCGTTCGCGCGGATTATTGAAGCGTGTCACGGGTACGGCGCCAAGGTGGGCATTCAAATCGCGCACGCGGGCCGCAAGGCGGAGGACGCGCCGGAACCGGTGGCGCCGTCGGCGATCCGTTTTGATGCCCCTGGGTACAAGATGCCGAGAGAATTGACGACGGACGAAGTGCGGCAGATGGTGGACAAGTTCGGCCAAGCGGCGCGGCGGGCGGTCGCTGCCGGGGTGGACACGATTGAACTGCACGGCGCGCATGGCTACCTGATTCATCAGTTCCAGTCGCCGGTGACGAACCACCGAACCGACGAATACGGCAAGGATTTGTCGCGCTTTGGTGTGGAAGTGATTCGAGCGGTGAAGCGGCAGATGCCGGACGACATGCCGCTCATTATCCGTGTGTCTGCCGTCGAATACGTGGAAGGCGGGTATGGCCTCGACCATATCATCGAGATCTGCCGGAAGTACAAGGAAGCCGGCGTCGACATGATTCACGTGAGCTCGGGCGGCGAGGGACGTCCTGCGCCCAATCACCGGCCGGGGAATTATCCGGGCTACCAGGTGCCCTTCGCGCGGGCCATCAAACAGGCGCTGGATATTCCCGTCATCGCAGTCGGGGTGCTGGAAGACTTCCACCTGGCGGAGTCTGTGGTCGCCAATCAGGATGCGGACTTGGTGGCAATCGCGCGGGGCATGCTGCGTGACCCGTACTGGGCGCTGCATGCAGCGCAGGCGCTCGGCGTGAAGCCGGACGTCCCGAAGCAGTACGAACGAGCGTTTTAA
- a CDS encoding 3-ketoacyl-ACP reductase encodes MSIAGKIALVTGAGKGIGRALALQLAAEGVHVGLLARTRRDLEAVADEVKTSSQVRVALAIADISNRQEVETAVTSITEELGPIDFLINNAGAAKFGTVVEMDPDEWERMVRVNLFGTYYVTRKVLPEMMARKTGSIINVSSTSGLRGAATTSAYSASKFGVMGFTESLMQEARKFNIRVTAVTPSTVNTEMAASLGLPIGAEDRMTQADDVAQLIVSILKLPQRAFVNQAGIWTTNPQ; translated from the coding sequence ATGTCGATTGCAGGAAAAATCGCACTTGTAACAGGCGCCGGGAAAGGGATTGGCCGGGCGCTGGCTTTGCAGCTGGCAGCAGAAGGGGTCCATGTGGGGCTGCTGGCGAGAACCCGCCGCGACCTGGAAGCGGTCGCGGATGAAGTCAAGACATCCTCGCAGGTCCGGGTGGCGCTGGCCATCGCTGATATTTCGAATCGGCAGGAGGTCGAAACGGCGGTCACGTCCATCACAGAGGAACTGGGCCCCATCGACTTTCTCATCAATAACGCTGGGGCGGCGAAGTTTGGCACGGTGGTCGAGATGGATCCCGACGAGTGGGAACGGATGGTCCGTGTCAACCTGTTTGGCACGTACTATGTGACACGCAAGGTGCTGCCAGAGATGATGGCCCGCAAAACAGGGAGCATCATCAATGTCAGCTCGACTTCGGGCCTGCGCGGCGCCGCGACCACGTCGGCCTACTCCGCTTCGAAGTTCGGGGTGATGGGATTTACTGAGTCCCTGATGCAGGAAGCGCGTAAATTTAACATTCGCGTCACGGCGGTCACGCCGAGTACGGTCAACACGGAGATGGCAGCCAGCCTTGGCCTGCCGATTGGCGCGGAAGACCGGATGACACAGGCAGACGATGTCGCACAGCTGATCGTTTCGATTCTCAAGCTGCCGCAGCGTGCGTTTGTGAACCAAGCGGGGATTTGGACGACCAATCCGCAGTAA
- a CDS encoding TerC family protein: MKAFVTIFLLNLLTSIDNAIVVGGIAQKTRHNLYLIGALSAVLLTICRTALILGVLSIAGIAGFRIALGALVLIIAVRLSLVTAPDDRKEPSLLRLLCVIVVTDLALSLDNILSLSITARDPWVIGFAVLAGLVPLLTFLPLFVGVMSRLLWIQLLAAGFVGELGFDVMTDDKWLLPYMPTGWKEAALRTSVALLVILLGAWRMYRTRLRRRP; this comes from the coding sequence ATGAAGGCGTTTGTGACGATTTTCCTCCTCAATCTCTTGACCAGCATCGACAACGCGATTGTGGTGGGCGGCATCGCTCAAAAGACGCGGCACAACCTGTATCTGATTGGCGCGCTGTCCGCCGTGCTGCTTACGATATGCCGGACGGCGTTGATTCTCGGGGTGTTGTCGATTGCCGGGATCGCCGGGTTTCGCATTGCCTTAGGCGCCCTGGTGCTGATCATCGCGGTGCGCCTCAGCCTCGTCACGGCTCCGGACGACCGCAAGGAGCCCTCCCTGCTGCGCCTCCTCTGTGTGATTGTCGTGACGGACCTGGCGTTGAGTCTCGACAACATCCTCAGTTTGTCCATCACTGCGCGCGACCCATGGGTCATCGGATTTGCCGTGCTGGCGGGGCTTGTCCCGCTACTTACGTTTTTGCCGCTGTTTGTCGGCGTGATGAGCCGACTTTTGTGGATCCAGTTGTTAGCCGCTGGGTTTGTCGGGGAATTGGGCTTTGATGTGATGACAGATGACAAATGGCTGCTTCCGTATATGCCCACCGGCTGGAAGGAGGCGGCTTTGCGCACCTCGGTGGCCCTGCTGGTGATTCTTCTGGGCGCTTGGCGTATGTATCGGACGCGCCTGCGGCGGCGCCCGTGA